In a genomic window of Vigna angularis cultivar LongXiaoDou No.4 chromosome 6, ASM1680809v1, whole genome shotgun sequence:
- the LOC128197526 gene encoding uncharacterized protein LOC128197526 — MTSRYRPFDSFILALNVRQVYYVPYPTFRNIDKRVEGVYALHDFDGDAEELEGQIQEHEEEGEEEEEEQDDDEEELEDDKEDDDEDDDDYDDHIMSRQDPSHPNKGKTVKKPRRLVITFWQAKYIIRVPSTIPFASASTPPEVGSSRPPPPSTTPTPSVGPTPSVVGPTLVPPMEPTPYIHPSSSISTPSSIPSPDVHQSFGDLADPTDLGDPTPHDRLFIEPSGKGFLPSRVATQVITRSIKQQFLQPCASWGAVELGRVVHVDEVFTQTHIRKGTGKYVDERSRKTIEDFSA; from the exons ATGACTTCAAGATACCGACCATTTGATTCATTCATTCTAGCTCTTAATGTTAGACAAGTTTATTATGTCCCATATCCAACATTTCGCAACATTGACAAACGTG ttgaaggTGTATATGCATTGCACGACTTTGATGGTGATGCTGAAGAGTTAGAAGGACAAATACaagaacatgaagaagaaggagaagaagaagaggaagaacaagACGACGACGAAGAAGAACTTGAAGATGATAAAGAAGACgacgatgaagatgatgatgattatgATGATCACA TAATGTCACGACAGGATCCTTCACACCCTAACAAGGGCAAGACGGTAAAAAAGCCTAGGAGGCTGGTGATAAccttttggcaa GCCAAGTACATTATTAGAGTTCCTTCGACGATACCATTTGCAAGTGCCAGTACTCCACCAGAGGTTGGCTCCTCACGTCCACCACCCCCTTCTACGACGCCCACACCTTCTGTCGGGCCCACTCCTTCAGTTGTAGGCCCCACACTGGTTCCTCCTATGGAGCCCACACCATATATTCATCCCTCTTCTTCTATCTCCACGCCATCTTCTATACCATCTCCAGATGTACACCAGTCATTTGGTGATCTTGCTGATCCTACTGATTTGGGTGATCCTACTCCTCATGATCGACTGTTCATTGAGCCAAGTGGAAAAGG GTTTCTTCCTTCTAGAGTTGCTACACAAGTCATCACTAGGTCTATTAAGCAACAATTTCTTCAGCCTTGCGCATCATGGGGA gCAGTGGAGCTTGGACGAGTTGTTCATGTTGATGAGGTGTTTACACAAACTCATATTCGCAAGGGGACTGGCAAATATGTTGATGAGAGGTCTCGCAAGACCATT GAAGATTTTTCTGCGTGA